Proteins encoded together in one Laspinema palackyanum D2c window:
- a CDS encoding Uma2 family endonuclease, which yields MIALSEFADFISPEQYLEREIKSPIKHEYIDGKVLAMAGTTDTHNTIAGNLFALIRSHLRGTGCRLYIADVKVYIEPRNCFYYPDLMVTCDPIDRETSTYKRFPKLIIEVLSPSTEAFDRGDKFNDYQTISSLEEYVLVNTKHQRVEVFRKTEEGGWLFQTYTSTTATFTLKSLNLTGSFAEVYEEVTLELDSRTRAENSR from the coding sequence ATGATAGCTCTTTCTGAATTTGCTGATTTTATCAGCCCAGAACAATACCTAGAACGGGAAATTAAAAGCCCCATCAAACATGAATATATCGATGGAAAAGTTCTAGCAATGGCAGGCACAACAGACACCCATAATACGATCGCTGGAAATTTGTTTGCGCTCATTCGTAGCCACCTTCGAGGTACAGGTTGCCGCTTGTATATTGCGGATGTTAAAGTTTATATCGAACCACGTAATTGCTTTTATTATCCTGATTTAATGGTTACTTGTGATCCTATAGACCGAGAAACTTCTACCTATAAACGCTTTCCTAAATTGATTATCGAAGTGCTTTCTCCGAGTACCGAAGCTTTTGACCGAGGGGACAAATTCAACGATTACCAAACCATAAGCAGTCTGGAAGAGTATGTTTTGGTCAATACAAAACATCAACGAGTGGAAGTTTTCCGAAAAACTGAGGAAGGGGGATGGCTATTTCAAACTTATACTTCCACTACAGCAACATTTACGCTTAAAAGTTTAAATTTAACCGGGTCGTTTGCTGAAGTGTATGAAGAGGTCACCCTTGAACTAGACTCAAGAACTAGGGCAGAAAACTCCAGGTAA
- a CDS encoding exopolyphosphatase, which yields MSSNDHKYRLVTRSDFDGLVCAVLLKELNLIDEIKFVHPKDMQDGKIEISDRDITTNLPYVKTAHLVFDHHESETIRNQDAHDNYIIDPKAPSAARVVYNYFGGPEKFPTISTEMMEAVDKSDSAQFERSEILDPQGWVLLSFLMDARTGLGRFKEFRISNYQLMMELIDYCRNHSIEEILQLPDVKERSDLYFEHQDKFNQQLKDCATVYSNLVVLDLRDEETIYAGNRFTIYALYPDCNISMHVLWGLKQQNTVFAVGKSILNRTSNLNIGALMLEYGGGGHANAGTCQVENENAEQVKQTLIDRITAQG from the coding sequence ATGTCAAGTAACGACCACAAGTACCGATTAGTAACCCGTAGTGATTTTGATGGGTTGGTCTGTGCTGTTCTGTTAAAGGAACTGAATCTCATCGATGAGATTAAATTCGTCCATCCGAAAGATATGCAGGATGGCAAAATTGAAATCAGCGATCGGGATATTACCACCAATTTACCTTACGTCAAAACCGCTCATTTAGTCTTCGATCACCACGAAAGCGAAACCATCCGCAATCAAGACGCTCACGATAACTATATTATCGATCCCAAGGCTCCCTCTGCCGCCCGAGTCGTGTACAACTACTTTGGCGGACCGGAAAAATTTCCCACCATTTCCACCGAAATGATGGAAGCGGTGGATAAGTCAGATTCGGCTCAATTTGAGCGTTCTGAAATTTTAGACCCCCAAGGATGGGTCCTCTTAAGCTTTCTGATGGATGCGCGAACCGGCTTAGGAAGATTTAAAGAGTTCCGCATTTCTAACTATCAATTAATGATGGAATTAATTGATTACTGTAGAAATCATAGCATTGAGGAAATTTTGCAGCTTCCTGATGTCAAAGAACGGTCTGACCTGTACTTTGAACACCAAGATAAATTTAATCAGCAACTGAAAGACTGTGCCACGGTTTATAGCAATCTAGTGGTTCTGGATTTGCGCGATGAAGAGACCATTTATGCGGGGAATCGGTTTACCATCTATGCCCTTTATCCAGACTGCAATATCTCCATGCACGTTCTCTGGGGACTCAAACAACAAAATACGGTGTTTGCCGTGGGTAAGTCGATTTTGAACCGCACCTCGAATCTAAATATTGGTGCATTGATGTTGGAATATGGCGGTGGGGGTCATGCCAATGCAGGCACTTGTCAAGTTGAGAATGAAAATGCGGAACAGGTAAAACAAACCTTAATCGATCGCATTACAGCCCAGGGTTAA
- a CDS encoding SDR family NAD(P)-dependent oxidoreductase codes for MNIQDKTALITGASRGIGRAIALELAHQGMKRIIIVARDRDKLAEVEAEIAAIGVEVVSLPLDLTRPVEVDIAIAKAWKHQGPIHLLVNCAGVAHQTPFLQSKFPKIQEELSLNIMGMYEITRMVAKRMAARQEGTIVNVSSLMGKVAAPTMSTYSATKFAILGFTQALRGELAEHNIKVVALLPTLTDTDMAKNLELFRWVVPMTPQQVAKALVSGLNKDSSEILVGWQSHLAVLCQRIAPWLLDKMLLMASPLSGDLVKRNDRRNQASDRLLREAAAASR; via the coding sequence ATGAACATTCAAGACAAGACGGCACTCATTACTGGCGCGTCCCGTGGAATTGGGCGGGCGATCGCCCTGGAGTTGGCACATCAAGGCATGAAACGGATCATAATCGTGGCCCGCGATCGCGACAAATTGGCGGAAGTGGAGGCGGAGATTGCTGCGATTGGAGTAGAGGTCGTGAGTCTCCCTTTAGATCTCACGCGACCTGTGGAAGTAGACATCGCGATCGCCAAAGCGTGGAAGCATCAGGGTCCAATTCACCTCTTGGTCAATTGTGCGGGGGTCGCACATCAGACCCCATTCTTGCAATCGAAATTTCCAAAAATTCAGGAAGAACTTTCCCTGAATATTATGGGAATGTATGAAATCACGCGCATGGTTGCCAAACGGATGGCAGCAAGGCAGGAAGGCACAATCGTCAACGTTTCCAGCTTAATGGGCAAAGTGGCCGCACCCACGATGTCCACCTATTCGGCAACGAAGTTCGCCATCCTCGGCTTCACCCAAGCCTTGCGGGGGGAACTCGCGGAACATAATATCAAAGTGGTCGCACTTCTGCCCACTTTGACCGATACCGACATGGCGAAAAACTTAGAATTGTTTCGCTGGGTTGTGCCGATGACACCGCAGCAGGTAGCAAAGGCACTGGTATCGGGACTCAACAAAGACTCCTCGGAGATCTTAGTGGGATGGCAAAGTCATTTAGCGGTTTTGTGCCAACGGATTGCACCCTGGCTATTGGATAAAATGCTATTGATGGCTTCCCCTTTATCTGGGGATTTGGTCAAGCGCAATGATCGCCGGAATCAAGCCAGCGATCGCCTTCTTAGGGAAGCTGCTGCCGCATCCCGTTAA
- a CDS encoding heavy metal-responsive transcriptional regulator, with the protein MMETLVGEKSLKIGEVSATSGLPVKTIRYYEEIGLLEPTVERADSGYRIFDSTVLNRLAFIKRSQSLGLSLTEIKEILQVHDRGELPCGEVRQHLEAKVAAIDEQIRSLETLRSELKGILKGWQEHPTEDQVAHTICPNLQPDCHHHQD; encoded by the coding sequence ATGATGGAAACTTTGGTAGGTGAAAAATCCCTAAAAATTGGCGAAGTGTCTGCAACTTCGGGATTGCCAGTGAAGACGATTCGCTACTATGAAGAAATTGGTCTGTTAGAACCCACCGTAGAACGGGCAGATTCGGGTTATCGAATCTTTGATTCTACGGTTCTCAATCGGCTGGCCTTTATTAAGCGATCGCAATCTTTGGGATTAAGTCTGACGGAAATCAAAGAGATTTTGCAGGTTCACGATCGCGGCGAGTTGCCTTGTGGAGAAGTTCGGCAGCATTTAGAGGCCAAAGTTGCGGCTATTGATGAACAAATTCGGTCTTTAGAAACTCTGCGTTCCGAGTTGAAAGGCATCCTTAAGGGATGGCAAGAACACCCCACAGAGGACCAAGTTGCTCATACGATTTGCCCTAATCTTCAGCCAGACTGTCATCATCATCAGGACTGA
- a CDS encoding GNAT family N-acetyltransferase, whose product MKTFLETDRLILRYFNDSDVNHLLELDSDPAVMRYINGGIPSNLADIEAGLGKILDYYENYENFGFWATHEKATGEFIGWFHFYPAITSSFGVAANLVREGEITLGYRLRQSSWGKGYGTEGGRSLRDKGFNEWGVTRIIAWALQANQASIRVMEKVGLQFECDYHLKPEQLPALKQPEERLILKYGCDNL is encoded by the coding sequence ATGAAAACTTTTCTCGAAACTGACCGTTTAATCCTGCGTTATTTTAATGATAGTGATGTTAATCACCTTTTAGAATTAGACAGTGACCCGGCGGTGATGCGCTACATTAATGGCGGAATTCCCAGTAATTTAGCGGACATTGAAGCAGGGTTAGGCAAAATTTTAGACTATTATGAAAATTATGAAAACTTTGGGTTTTGGGCGACTCATGAGAAAGCTACCGGCGAATTTATTGGCTGGTTTCACTTTTACCCTGCCATCACCAGTTCCTTTGGGGTAGCGGCGAATCTCGTTCGAGAGGGGGAGATTACCCTGGGATATCGCTTGCGGCAGTCAAGTTGGGGGAAAGGATATGGCACTGAAGGGGGGCGATCGCTTCGAGATAAAGGGTTTAATGAGTGGGGGGTAACCAGAATCATTGCTTGGGCATTACAAGCCAATCAAGCCTCGATTCGAGTCATGGAAAAAGTTGGGTTACAATTTGAATGTGATTATCACTTGAAGCCTGAGCAGTTACCAGCCTTAAAACAACCCGAGGAACGGCTGATTCTCAAGTATGGGTGTGATAACCTTTAA
- a CDS encoding sodium:solute symporter family protein yields the protein MSVEAWTTILVILSFIMYTYIGWRSRVRDSKGFFVAGQGIPAVANGAATAADWMSAASFISMAGLISVLGYDGSIYLMGWTGGYVLLALLLAPYLRKFGKYTVPDFVGDRYYSTTARLVAVVAAIFISLTYVAGQMRGVGIVFSRFLQVDINQGVIIGMIIVGFFAVLGGMKGITWTQVAQYTVLIVAYLIPAIALSFQLTGNPIPQLAFTFSDIVPQLNQIQLDLGFAEYTQPFTEKSMLDVLFITIALMVGTAGLPHVIVRFYTVTNIRAARYSAGWALLFIAILYTTAPALSTFARYNLINNLNGQTIEQVRQLDWATKWENTGLLTFEDKNADGVLELTPDPDTNEINIDRDIIVLSTPEVASLAPWVVGLVAAGGLAAALSTASGLLLVISSSVAHDIYYRLINPRASETKRVMVGRIMVGFAIAIAGYFGINPPGFVAQVVAFAFGLAAASFFPVIILGIFDGRTNREGAIAGMVAGLAFTAYYIIAVNFYGMEPWLFGISAEGIGTIGMIINFAVTLIVSRLTPPPPLEIQTMLENLRSPGNEPLALEEMDEEHLD from the coding sequence ATGTCAGTAGAAGCATGGACAACGATCCTGGTCATTCTCTCCTTTATTATGTACACCTATATCGGCTGGCGATCGCGGGTGCGAGATAGTAAAGGATTCTTCGTTGCCGGACAGGGGATTCCCGCAGTCGCCAATGGGGCCGCCACCGCTGCCGACTGGATGTCTGCCGCCTCCTTTATCTCAATGGCAGGACTGATCTCCGTCCTTGGGTATGACGGATCCATTTATCTGATGGGATGGACCGGAGGGTATGTTCTCCTCGCCCTGCTTTTAGCCCCCTATCTGCGGAAATTTGGAAAATACACCGTCCCGGATTTTGTGGGCGATCGCTACTACTCCACCACCGCCCGCCTAGTCGCCGTCGTCGCCGCCATCTTCATTTCCCTCACTTATGTTGCCGGACAGATGCGCGGCGTCGGCATCGTCTTCAGCCGATTCCTGCAAGTCGATATCAACCAAGGCGTGATCATCGGCATGATTATTGTCGGCTTTTTTGCCGTCTTGGGAGGCATGAAAGGGATTACCTGGACCCAAGTCGCCCAATATACCGTATTAATTGTCGCCTACTTGATCCCGGCGATCGCCCTGTCCTTTCAACTCACCGGCAACCCCATCCCCCAACTTGCCTTTACCTTCAGCGATATCGTTCCCCAACTCAACCAAATTCAGCTAGACCTCGGATTTGCCGAATATACCCAACCCTTTACCGAAAAGTCCATGCTGGATGTCCTGTTCATCACCATCGCCCTGATGGTGGGAACCGCTGGGTTGCCCCATGTCATCGTCAGATTTTATACTGTCACCAATATTCGCGCCGCCCGTTACTCCGCAGGGTGGGCCCTATTGTTTATCGCCATTCTCTATACCACCGCCCCCGCCTTATCCACCTTTGCCCGCTATAACTTAATTAACAACTTAAACGGGCAAACCATCGAACAGGTCCGCCAACTCGATTGGGCGACCAAATGGGAAAACACCGGACTGTTAACCTTTGAGGATAAAAACGCTGATGGAGTCTTGGAACTGACCCCAGACCCGGACACGAATGAAATTAACATTGACCGGGATATCATCGTCTTATCCACTCCCGAAGTTGCGAGTCTGGCCCCCTGGGTTGTGGGCCTCGTTGCTGCCGGAGGATTAGCCGCTGCCTTGTCTACCGCATCCGGTTTATTGTTGGTAATTTCTAGTTCCGTTGCCCATGATATTTATTACCGCCTAATCAATCCCCGCGCCTCGGAAACCAAGCGGGTGATGGTGGGACGGATTATGGTGGGATTTGCCATTGCCATTGCCGGATACTTCGGGATCAACCCGCCAGGATTTGTGGCCCAGGTGGTGGCGTTTGCCTTTGGGTTAGCCGCCGCCAGCTTTTTCCCCGTGATTATTTTAGGCATCTTTGATGGCCGAACCAATCGAGAAGGAGCCATTGCTGGGATGGTTGCGGGCTTGGCGTTCACGGCCTACTATATTATCGCGGTGAATTTCTACGGGATGGAACCCTGGTTATTTGGCATTTCCGCTGAAGGCATCGGGACCATTGGCATGATCATTAATTTTGCGGTGACTTTGATTGTCTCTCGCCTGACGCCGCCCCCGCCCCTAGAAATCCAAACAATGTTGGAGAATCTCCGTTCTCCAGGGAATGAACCCCTCGCCCTAGAGGAGATGGATGAAGAACATTTAGATTAG
- the ald gene encoding alanine dehydrogenase — protein sequence MEIGVPKETKDREYRVGLSPSSVRVLTEQGHSVFIETHAGVGSGFSDQEYLHSGGKIVPTAKEAWSRELVVKVKEPLPGEYGYLHKEQLLFTYLHLAADRQLTETLMESGVCAIAYETVELPDKRLPLLTPMSIIAGRLSVQFGARYLERQQGGRGVLLGGVPGVKPGHVVILGGGIVGTEAARMAVGMGARVQILDINVDRLAYLETLFGSRVELLYSESLQIEAAVPNADLLIGAVLVPGRRAPILVPRQLVETMRPGSVIIDVAVDQGGCVETMRPTSHTNPTYIEAGVVHYGVPNMPGAVPWTATQALNNSTLPYVVKLANNGVKALTFDAALSKGLNVKNHQLLHPDVQRDFPDLVP from the coding sequence ATGGAAATTGGCGTCCCAAAAGAAACAAAAGATCGGGAATATCGGGTGGGGTTGAGTCCGAGTAGCGTCAGAGTCCTTACGGAACAGGGACATTCCGTGTTTATCGAAACCCATGCCGGGGTCGGTTCAGGATTCAGCGATCAAGAGTATCTGCATAGTGGGGGAAAAATTGTCCCCACGGCGAAAGAGGCATGGAGTCGGGAATTGGTGGTGAAGGTGAAAGAACCCTTACCGGGGGAATATGGGTATTTGCACAAAGAGCAACTGCTGTTTACCTACCTCCATTTAGCCGCCGATCGCCAATTAACCGAGACTCTGATGGAATCGGGCGTCTGTGCGATCGCCTATGAAACCGTCGAACTTCCAGATAAACGACTCCCCCTACTTACCCCCATGAGCATTATCGCCGGTCGTCTCTCCGTGCAGTTTGGCGCGAGATACCTCGAACGGCAACAAGGGGGACGGGGAGTGCTGTTGGGAGGCGTTCCTGGGGTCAAACCGGGTCATGTGGTCATCTTAGGCGGGGGTATTGTCGGGACAGAAGCAGCAAGGATGGCAGTCGGAATGGGCGCGCGAGTGCAAATTTTGGATATCAACGTCGATCGCCTCGCCTATCTGGAAACCTTGTTTGGGTCCCGGGTCGAACTGCTGTATAGTGAGTCCTTACAAATCGAGGCAGCCGTTCCCAATGCCGACTTACTGATTGGTGCCGTCCTCGTTCCCGGACGTCGTGCGCCGATTTTAGTCCCGCGTCAGTTGGTGGAAACCATGCGTCCCGGGTCAGTGATTATTGATGTGGCAGTGGATCAAGGCGGTTGTGTGGAAACCATGCGTCCCACTTCCCATACAAATCCTACTTATATTGAAGCCGGAGTTGTGCATTATGGCGTACCCAATATGCCCGGGGCCGTCCCTTGGACTGCCACGCAAGCCCTTAACAATAGTACCTTACCTTATGTGGTGAAATTAGCCAATAATGGCGTAAAAGCCTTAACATTTGATGCAGCTTTATCTAAGGGTCTGAACGTGAAAAACCATCAACTGTTGCATCCTGATGTTCAGCGTGATTTCCCCGATTTAGTGCCTTAG
- a CDS encoding MASE1 domain-containing protein, producing MKRSLGQVQLRQNVGLIGAIAFVYCVLGILGLKLAVLPGGVTAVWIPAGVGLAAVLIWGNRIWPSITLGSFGISVVVDPSLVSLAIAAVTAVGNTLTPLWGAGLIRRLTHTRYPFHRVNEVFIFVGCGAIAAQTISATLGILALCVAQWVDWSNFAQSWVTWWVSNLAGVLIFTPVLLSWHHFLSPIWQQRKETRIFSHLRKIVGQELHSLRLESLSWFFLFDGVVSLAFWYAYPVEYLMIPLLGWAAFRFSERWTTLAIALTGLMAIAGTILNRSSFVRDNLNASLLFLESFIGVISVTTLVLIAVLQERRHALEGLKQAKAELEYRVIERTQQLSQANEQLMRQEIHLTEKAESLSNALRQVKQTQGQLIHNEKMISLGQLVAGIAHEINNPVSFIYSNLSPATDYFQDILDLLSLYQEKYQEPDPEIVELETQIDLPFVKKDLFKLLNSMKSGADRIQRIVLSLRNFSRLDEAQLKAVDIHEGLESTLLILQHRIQGSESSPPRIEVIKDYSQLPPVECLAGELNQVFMNLLTNAIDAIEAHAPADSGRLHIQTSEVEDQKIRIAITDNGGGIPPEVQTKIFDPFFTTKPVGQGTGLGLYISYEMIVQKHHGTLSCHSEPGVSTTFEIILPLRHTALGIIMP from the coding sequence ATGAAGAGAAGTTTAGGCCAGGTTCAGTTGCGGCAAAATGTCGGATTAATTGGTGCGATCGCCTTTGTTTACTGTGTTTTAGGCATCCTGGGACTCAAGTTAGCGGTTCTCCCCGGAGGTGTTACAGCGGTTTGGATTCCCGCAGGGGTGGGTTTGGCGGCAGTTCTGATCTGGGGAAACCGGATTTGGCCCAGTATTACTTTGGGTTCTTTTGGCATTTCAGTGGTGGTGGACCCCTCCTTAGTTAGTCTGGCAATCGCGGCAGTCACTGCGGTGGGAAATACCCTGACGCCTCTATGGGGGGCGGGTTTAATTCGCCGCTTAACTCACACCCGCTATCCGTTTCATCGCGTCAATGAGGTGTTTATTTTTGTCGGTTGTGGGGCGATCGCCGCTCAAACCATCAGTGCCACCCTGGGCATTTTGGCCCTTTGTGTGGCGCAATGGGTAGATTGGTCGAATTTTGCACAGTCTTGGGTGACTTGGTGGGTGTCTAATCTGGCCGGTGTGCTCATTTTTACCCCGGTTTTGTTGAGTTGGCATCACTTTTTAAGTCCAATTTGGCAACAGAGAAAGGAAACTCGAATTTTTTCTCACTTGCGAAAAATTGTGGGACAGGAATTGCACTCTCTACGTCTCGAAAGTTTGAGCTGGTTTTTCCTCTTTGATGGCGTGGTTAGTTTAGCCTTTTGGTACGCATATCCCGTAGAATATTTAATGATTCCCTTGTTAGGTTGGGCGGCATTTCGCTTTTCGGAACGCTGGACCACGTTAGCGATCGCCTTGACGGGATTAATGGCGATCGCCGGAACCATTCTCAATCGCAGTTCCTTTGTCCGAGATAATCTCAACGCCTCTCTCCTCTTCTTAGAATCCTTTATTGGCGTCATCTCAGTCACCACTCTGGTTCTCATTGCCGTCCTCCAAGAACGTCGCCACGCTTTAGAAGGCTTAAAACAAGCCAAAGCCGAACTAGAATATAGGGTCATCGAACGCACCCAGCAACTCTCCCAAGCGAACGAACAACTCATGCGCCAAGAGATTCATTTAACAGAAAAAGCCGAGTCTCTCTCCAATGCCTTACGTCAAGTCAAGCAAACCCAAGGCCAATTGATTCACAATGAAAAAATGATTAGTTTGGGGCAGTTAGTCGCAGGCATTGCCCATGAAATCAATAATCCTGTCAGTTTTATTTATAGCAATCTCTCTCCCGCTACAGACTACTTTCAAGATATCTTAGACTTATTATCCCTCTATCAGGAAAAATATCAAGAACCCGACCCTGAGATTGTAGAACTGGAAACTCAGATTGATTTACCCTTTGTTAAAAAAGATTTATTTAAACTCCTGAATTCTATGAAATCAGGGGCCGATCGCATCCAGCGGATTGTCTTGAGTCTCCGGAATTTTTCCCGCTTAGATGAAGCTCAGTTGAAAGCGGTCGATATTCACGAAGGATTGGAAAGTACCCTGCTGATTCTCCAACATCGCATCCAGGGTTCTGAATCTTCACCACCCCGGATTGAAGTCATCAAAGACTATAGTCAACTCCCTCCAGTAGAATGTTTGGCGGGGGAACTCAATCAAGTGTTTATGAATCTCCTCACCAATGCGATTGATGCGATCGAAGCCCATGCACCGGCTGATTCTGGAAGGCTTCACATCCAGACCAGTGAAGTCGAAGACCAGAAAATTCGGATTGCGATTACCGATAATGGCGGGGGTATTCCTCCGGAAGTTCAAACTAAAATTTTTGACCCATTTTTTACCACAAAACCTGTAGGTCAAGGGACCGGATTAGGGCTATATATTAGTTATGAAATGATTGTCCAAAAGCATCACGGTACTCTAAGTTGTCATTCAGAACCGGGAGTTAGCACGACCTTTGAAATTATCCTTCCCCTGCGCCATACTGCCTTGGGTATAATAATGCCTTAA
- a CDS encoding DUF4212 domain-containing protein, translated as MNNEDRHAYWRANKALIRNLLIVWGVVSIGCSILFVQPLNLIRIGGLPFGFWMAQQGSIYIFVVLIFIYAIQMDKLDRKYNDSNRRD; from the coding sequence ATGAACAACGAAGATCGTCACGCTTATTGGCGGGCCAACAAAGCTTTAATCCGCAATCTGCTGATTGTCTGGGGGGTTGTCTCCATTGGGTGCAGCATTTTATTCGTGCAACCCCTCAACCTGATTCGGATTGGAGGGTTACCTTTCGGCTTTTGGATGGCCCAGCAAGGATCCATTTATATTTTCGTGGTCCTGATTTTTATCTATGCCATTCAAATGGATAAACTCGATCGCAAATACAACGACAGCAATCGGAGAGACTAA
- a CDS encoding WD40 repeat domain-containing protein, giving the protein MERFRLKNPVLTRGLIAGLLAYLPTLPLLLGTALFSLGEVTLATPQPRISDLAVESPLSQGTGSNSAFQGQGDRPIAPTWTNPELLLAIEGESATIQSLAFSPDGRFIALGGGRNDPRIEIWDLQQEKRIRHWKTYQNRVLALTFSPDGNTLVSSADGGAIEVWDVQKGELLHQFLEHRSNVLSLAISPDGRNLVSGGLDGIRFWDLENRQLIQVLLNLQPIYSVAFRGDGQLIAAGTHQGNIILWPVIPGKGTAIVGNPLPTSFQHDRGITTLDFTPDGNRLISGSFDATIKCWDLVDRELLYTLVDHPSWIKSLKINPNGQLFASASRDGIRFWNLQTGEVMGFISSDSDWAQAIAWYPDGLTLATGGLDRMVNLWRGGMGRNEDAIASDSLGDKKPGF; this is encoded by the coding sequence ATGGAGAGATTCAGATTAAAGAACCCGGTCCTAACCCGGGGTTTAATTGCTGGGTTACTTGCCTATCTTCCTACCCTCCCCTTGCTGCTGGGAACTGCCCTGTTTTCCCTAGGGGAAGTCACTCTGGCGACGCCTCAACCCCGGATATCTGACCTTGCTGTAGAATCCCCATTATCCCAGGGTACAGGGTCTAATTCAGCGTTTCAAGGACAAGGCGATCGCCCCATCGCCCCGACTTGGACCAATCCAGAATTATTGTTGGCGATCGAAGGGGAATCCGCCACGATTCAATCCCTGGCCTTTAGTCCCGATGGCCGCTTTATTGCCCTAGGCGGAGGCAGAAATGATCCGAGAATTGAAATCTGGGATTTACAACAAGAAAAACGGATTCGCCACTGGAAAACCTATCAAAATAGAGTTCTTGCCCTGACTTTTTCTCCTGATGGAAATACCCTCGTGAGTTCCGCAGATGGCGGGGCGATCGAAGTCTGGGATGTCCAAAAAGGTGAATTATTACATCAATTTTTAGAACATAGAAGTAATGTACTCTCCTTGGCAATTTCCCCTGATGGCCGAAATTTAGTCAGTGGGGGTTTAGATGGAATTCGCTTCTGGGATTTGGAAAATCGCCAACTGATCCAGGTCTTATTAAATTTACAACCCATTTATTCCGTAGCTTTTCGCGGAGATGGACAATTAATTGCCGCAGGAACTCATCAGGGTAATATTATTTTATGGCCGGTAATTCCTGGTAAAGGAACCGCCATTGTCGGCAATCCCCTCCCGACTTCATTTCAACACGATCGCGGAATTACCACCTTAGATTTTACCCCCGATGGCAATCGTTTAATTTCCGGTAGTTTTGATGCCACGATTAAATGTTGGGATTTAGTTGACCGAGAACTGCTTTACACCCTGGTGGATCATCCCAGTTGGATTAAGTCGCTGAAAATTAACCCGAATGGTCAACTGTTTGCCAGTGCATCTCGGGATGGAATTCGCTTCTGGAATCTGCAAACAGGAGAGGTGATGGGGTTTATTTCCTCCGACTCAGATTGGGCGCAGGCGATCGCCTGGTATCCTGATGGACTGACCCTCGCGACTGGCGGATTAGACCGGATGGTCAACTTGTGGCGGGGTGGCATGGGTCGGAATGAAGATGCGATCGCCTCAGACAGTCTAGGGGACAAGAAACCGGGTTTCTGA